From the genome of Thermosynechococcus sp. NK55a:
AATCTCCCACGTTCGCAACATTGAGCTGGACTTTCGCCGCTTTACAACGGGGAATACCCACACCGCCTATATCATCTGCCAACAAATTGAGCAGGCGGCGCCCCAAGTGGGAATTGATTTGCGGCAGGCCACCGTGGCTGTTTGTGGAGCTACGGGGGATATTGGTAGTGCCGTCTGCCGTTGGTTGAATACCTGTTTGGATGTGCCAGATCTCTTACTGGTCGCACGGAATCGCGATCGCCTGCTGGAGCTACAGGCGGAATTGGGACGGGGGAAAATCCTTGACTTGATGGAGGCGCTGCCCCTTGCCGATATTGTGGTTTGGGTGGCCAGTATGCCCAAGGGAGTTGAGCTGAGCATTGAGCAGTTAAAGCGTCCCTCCCTGATGATTGATGGCGGTTACCCCAAAAATATGGCCACCAAAATTCAGCACCCCCAGATTCATGTTCTCAGTGGTGGCATTGTCGAGCACGCCCTAGACATTGACTGGAAAATTATGGAAATTGTGAATATGGATGTGCCCTCGCGGCAGATGTTTGCCTGTTTTGCAGAGGCTATGCTTTTAGAGTTCGAGGGCTGGCACACCAATTTCTCTTGGGGGCGCAATCAAATCACTGTGGAAAAGATGCAGCAAATTGGTGAGGTCTCCCGTAAACACGGATTTAAGCCACTCCTGTTGAACCCTCAGTAAAACCAAAAGGAACCCACTCGCCTATGGCAAACGAACGTCGCACGCTTCTGTTGGAGTTTGAAAAGCCCCTCGTGGAGCTAGAAGCCCAAATTCAGCAGGTGCGGGATAAGTCTTCGGAGTTTGGTGTTGATGTCTCAGAGCAAATCCGTGAATTGGAGGAGCGCGCCAGGCAACTGCGCTATGAAATTTTTAGTAAGCTGACACCGGGACAAACCCTTCAGGTGGCTCGCCATCCGCGCCGTCCCAGCACGTTGGATTACATCCAAGCCATTAGTGAAGAGTGGATCGAACTTCATGGCGATCGCCGGGGCAGTGATGATCCCGCCATTGTCGGTGGTATCGGTCGGCTCAATGATCAACCGGTCGTGATGCTAGGGCAGCAAAAGGGTCGCGACACCAAAGATAATGTGGCTCGCAATTTTGGCATGGCCTCCCCCGGGGGCTATCGCAAAGCCCTGCGTCTGATGGAGCATGCCAACCGCTTTCAGATGCCCATCCTCACCTTCATTGATACACCGGCGGCTTGGGCGGGGGTGGAGGCGGAAAAGTTTGGCCAAGGGGAAGCCATTGCCTACAATCTACGGGAGATGTTCCGCTTTGAGGTGCCAATCATCTGTACTGTGATTGGCGAAGGTGGGTCTGGTGGTGCTTTGGCCATTGGGGTGGGCGATCGCCTGCTGATGTTTGAACACGCCGTCTATAGTGTGGCGCCGCCGGAGGCCTGTGCAGCAATTCTCTGGCGCGATGCCCAAAAGGCGCCCCAAGCAGCGGAAGCTCTGAAAATCACGGCTCGCGACCTGCTGAAGCTAGGGATTGTTGATGAAATTGTGCCCGAACCCGTTGGTGCTGCCCATAGCAACCCCGTAGAAGCAGCAGAAAATCTCAAGGCAGCTCTCCTGCGAAATTTGGCGGAAGTGCAAGCCCTCAGCAGTAGTGAACGGCGGGAGTTGCGCTATCAGAAGTTTCGGCGCATGGGTGTCTTTGCTGAAGCGGTATGACCCAACAAGTCCTAATCACCGGAGCCAGTAGTGGCATTGGGGCAGCCACGGCCATTGCCTTTGCCCAAGCGGGATTTAATGTGGTGCTCTTGGGGCGATCGCCCGCCAAACTGGCCGCTGTCCATGCCCAGGTGGTGGCCTATGGCGTTCAAGCCCACACATTTAGTGTGGATTTCAGTGATCCAGAACCCCTGCGATCGCGCCTTGATGAGATTCTCAGTAGTGTTGGCGATGTCCATGTACTGGTGAATAATGCAGGGATGGCAAGAACCGCTCCCCTCATTGATCAACCCTTGGCGGACTGGCAGCAAATCCTGAACGTCAACCTCACCAGTGCCCTCATCTGCTCCCAAGCGGTACTGCCGCAACTACGATCTCGCCAGTGCGGTACGATAGTCAATGTTGTTTCAATTGCTGGACGCCAAGTTTTTCCCGACTGGGGCGCCTACTGTGTCTCGAAGTTTGCCCTCATGGCCTTGACCAAAACGATGGCGGCTGAAGAACGCGCCCACGGTATCCGCGTGATTGCCATCTGTCCCGGCGCCGTTGACACCCCCATTTGGGAAGACGTAGCAGGAGACTTTGACCGCACGGGGATGCTCAGCCCCGAACACATTGCTAACACCATTTTGTACACGACTCAATTGCCGCAAACGGCTTTTGTGGAAGAGCTAGTGGTCATGCCCCTCGGCGGAACCCTCTAGACTCCACCTTGTCCTTTACTTGTCACCCTTTTTATGGCAACGTTCAATATGCCCGATTCGATCATTAACGGTAAAGCGGCCACACCGGCAATTCTGCCCGATCGCAACACCCACCAAGGCAAAGAAGCGATTCCCCACCACCCCCCCAGAGGTTGCCAAGGAAGAAATGATGGCGGCAGTACGCACAATTCTACTGAATGTGGGCGAGGATCCCGATCGCGAGGGGTTGCTGAAAACACCCAAGCGGGTCGCTGAAGCAATGCAATTTCTCACCAGTGGTTACAGCCAATCCCTTGAAACCCTTGTCAACGGCGCGATTTTTGATGAAGGCCACGATGAAATGGTCTTGGTGCGCGACATTAACTTCTTTAGCCTCTGTGAGCATCACATGTTGCCTTTCATTGGCAAAGCCCATGTGGCCTATATCCCCAACCAGCGAGTGATTGGCCTCAGTAAATTGGCCCGGGTTGTGGAAATGTATGCGCGGCGGCTGCAAGTTCAAGAACGCCTGACCCGTCAGGTGGCTGAAGCCATTGAAACCGTTCTCGATCCGAAGGGAGTGGCTGTGGTTATGGAAGCAACCCACATGTGCATGGTGATGCGCGGTGTCCAAAAACCCGGCTCTTGGACAGTGACCAGTTCGATGCTGGGGGTTTTCCGTGAAGATCAAAAGACCCGTGAGGAGTTTC
Proteins encoded in this window:
- a CDS encoding SDR family oxidoreductase, whose translation is MTQQVLITGASSGIGAATAIAFAQAGFNVVLLGRSPAKLAAVHAQVVAYGVQAHTFSVDFSDPEPLRSRLDEILSSVGDVHVLVNNAGMARTAPLIDQPLADWQQILNVNLTSALICSQAVLPQLRSRQCGTIVNVVSIAGRQVFPDWGAYCVSKFALMALTKTMAAEERAHGIRVIAICPGAVDTPIWEDVAGDFDRTGMLSPEHIANTILYTTQLPQTAFVEELVVMPLGGTL
- a CDS encoding long-chain acyl-[acyl-carrier-protein] reductase; this translates as MFGLIGHLTNLEHAQAVAQQLGYPEYADQGLEFWCMAPPQIVDEITVTSITGKTIYGKYVESCFLPEMLANQRVKAATRKIINAMAHAQKHNIDITALGGFSSIIFENFDLEKISHVRNIELDFRRFTTGNTHTAYIICQQIEQAAPQVGIDLRQATVAVCGATGDIGSAVCRWLNTCLDVPDLLLVARNRDRLLELQAELGRGKILDLMEALPLADIVVWVASMPKGVELSIEQLKRPSLMIDGGYPKNMATKIQHPQIHVLSGGIVEHALDIDWKIMEIVNMDVPSRQMFACFAEAMLLEFEGWHTNFSWGRNQITVEKMQQIGEVSRKHGFKPLLLNPQ
- a CDS encoding acetyl-CoA carboxylase carboxyltransferase subunit alpha; this translates as MANERRTLLLEFEKPLVELEAQIQQVRDKSSEFGVDVSEQIRELEERARQLRYEIFSKLTPGQTLQVARHPRRPSTLDYIQAISEEWIELHGDRRGSDDPAIVGGIGRLNDQPVVMLGQQKGRDTKDNVARNFGMASPGGYRKALRLMEHANRFQMPILTFIDTPAAWAGVEAEKFGQGEAIAYNLREMFRFEVPIICTVIGEGGSGGALAIGVGDRLLMFEHAVYSVAPPEACAAILWRDAQKAPQAAEALKITARDLLKLGIVDEIVPEPVGAAHSNPVEAAENLKAALLRNLAEVQALSSSERRELRYQKFRRMGVFAEAV